A window of Raphanus sativus cultivar WK10039 unplaced genomic scaffold, ASM80110v3 Scaffold5676, whole genome shotgun sequence genomic DNA:
CTCTGCCGCAACCCGAGGCTCACTGATCTCTGCTGCAACCCGAGCCTCACTGATCTCTGCCGCAACCCGAGGCTCATTGATCTCTGCTGCAACCCGAGCCTCACTGATCTCTGCCGCAACCCGAGGCTCACTGATCTCTGCCTCAACCATAGGCTCTTCTTGACTGTTCTCAATTACTTCCTCACTGGTTTCAACCTCTTCTTGATCCTCCATCACTTTTCCTCCAACCTCTTCTTGATCCTCCATCAAACTCCTCCACAGTTCATCATCCTTCATTCGGTTCAGCACTTGTTCTTGCTCATCACCGTTTTCCTCATCAGCCTCACTGTTTTCCTTGTCTTTATTACCCTCACCCTCGCTtttttcagcttcttcttcacccTCACCGCTTTTCCCAGCTTCTTCCTTGTCTCCCTTATTCTTCGATGTTGTGCCATAATCCCCATAATTCCCATGATCCCACTGTCGAAAATCCATGTCTTCACCATGATTCTTCTCTTCACTTAGCTTACTCTCAATAGAAGTTAGCCTTTCTTCCATTTTACTCATCCTCGAGTCAATGGACTCCAGCTTTGCCTCCACCGTAAAGTTAAGACTGGCAAATGCTGTTCCCATGAACTCCACTAGCCTCCCTTCCAGACCTTTCAAATCGGTTTGAGAGGATGATCCTTCTGCCAACTCCACCTTTgctttgtctttcttttttggaaaCACTCGTGCAGCTTGATCTAACTCATACAACTCTTCCCACCAAATAGTCTTCTGCTTCACATTTAACCAGTAGTTCCATGTATCACTTTGGCTGCCTTGACGATCATAGTCTCGCTCCTCATCAATGATACGAGCCAGCATAATTTCCTCACCCAAAGTTGGAACCAGCACACtattaatatcctgaaaataaacaataaataacagcagttaattttttttgttctactaGCTTCTACTATAAGTCTATAAATGCATACATGTACCTTTGTTTCTCCAAGCGCATCATATATGTCTTCCAAAGGATAACCCCTCAGACTGGTTTTTATAAACCGGCTCTTGCACATCCTTGGACAGTCTTCATTAGGGTTCTCTTGAGTGATTCTGAACTTTTTCCCAAGAGCAGGAATACACTCGAAAGCAAGAACCTAGTATATCCAATGTCACAGTGTAAGATATTCAattatataacaataaaaaatttacaaaactacATGATTTACCTCTAAAGGGATTATGAAACCAGGAAAGCCGCATGTCTCATTCACTTCACCTTTCAGATGGTTCATCACATGCTTAATCTCCTTTATTGCATCCTCAAATGTAAGACGGCCCCATGGAAATGATATGCAAGCGTCCAAATCCT
This region includes:
- the LOC130507770 gene encoding uncharacterized protein At3g43530-like → EVMKGNQRQVSNERRRQSLRIRKPPVSNAKKGVAQKKNKKKSTPVREPSIHSLSVSSGSESEDMSAPSFEEMQPMQPLEFYFKSSEFAQTCKIQTKCFVTKTVEKIKKKLKPEAEWFRSHPQFRHFFHMPDEPNLKLQGMWMLLLRTICTPEDDVAWFAVNGVPIRYSMREHALISGLDCREYPRNYEKLGSHKFVDYYFHDVTKITISDVEQKMLSMAPCPDRLKMTVLYFLGRVIRGKPNDTRPLDSFILRIVEDLDACISFPWGRLTFEDAIKEIKHVMNHLKGEVNETCGFPGFIIPLEVLAFECIPALGKKFRITQENPNEDCPRMCKSRFIKTSLRGYPLEDIYDALGETKDINSVLVPTLGEEIMLARIIDEERDYDRQGSQSDTWNYWLNVKQKTIWWEELYELDQAARVFPKKKDKAKVELAEGSSSQTDLKGLEGRLVEFMGTAFASLNFTVEAKLESIDSRMSKMEERLTSIESKLSEEKNHGEDMDFRQWDHGNYGDYGTTSKNKGDKEEAGKSGEGEEEAEKSEGEGNKDKENSEADEENGDEQEQVLNRMKDDELWRSLMEDQEEVGGKVMEDQEEVETSEEVIENSQEEPMVEAEISEPRVAAEISEARVAAEINEPRVAAEISEARVAAEI